From a single Lactococcus carnosus genomic region:
- a CDS encoding tautomerase family protein, with the protein MPFVRIDYIKNQYSEEELTKISRVLQSSLVDDFDVPEKDCFQVFQNHESFEFHYDPDYLCGTRTDRLLYIYITCGDGRSQAKKLKFYETLSLSLSRQCQVETENIFIILNESERENWSFGNGLAQAL; encoded by the coding sequence ATGCCATTTGTACGTATAGATTATATAAAAAATCAATATAGTGAGGAGGAGCTAACAAAGATTAGCCGGGTTCTTCAAAGTAGTCTAGTAGATGATTTTGATGTACCAGAGAAGGATTGTTTTCAAGTATTCCAAAACCATGAATCTTTTGAATTTCATTATGATCCAGACTATTTATGTGGCACAAGAACAGATAGATTGCTTTACATCTATATCACGTGTGGGGACGGCAGAAGTCAGGCAAAAAAATTAAAATTTTATGAGACATTATCTTTGTCGCTTTCAAGGCAATGTCAAGTTGAGACAGAGAATATATTTATTATATTAAATGAGAGCGAACGGGAAAACTGGTCATTTGGTAATGGTTTAGCACAAGCATTGTGA
- a CDS encoding carboxymuconolactone decarboxylase family protein, with amino-acid sequence MKNKSIHSDAKALFGDFCPEFITYTDDILFEEIWRGEVLSLRERSLITIGALVAGGHVEQLSYHFKLAIENKISEAELVAVLTHLAFYVGWPRAVDALQLAQKMFSDEPKY; translated from the coding sequence ATGAAAAATAAAAGCATTCATTCAGATGCAAAAGCTCTTTTTGGCGATTTCTGTCCAGAGTTCATCACCTATACTGATGATATTTTGTTTGAAGAGATATGGAGAGGAGAAGTGTTGTCATTGAGGGAGCGAAGCTTGATTACGATAGGTGCATTAGTTGCTGGAGGACATGTGGAACAGCTGTCTTATCACTTCAAATTAGCAATTGAAAATAAGATAAGTGAGGCAGAGTTAGTTGCTGTGCTTACGCATCTTGCATTTTATGTCGGGTGGCCTCGTGCTGTTGATGCACTACAATTAGCCCAAAAAATGTTCAGTGACG